The genomic segment GTGGCGGGCGGCAGCGGGGTGTCGAGCAGGAGCGTCATGTCGGGGTGCTCTCGAGGGAGGGCTCGCGGGTCGTCCTGCGCGGGAGCGGCGCGGACGGGGCCGGGAGCGGGCTGTCGGGACTCGGGGGTCAGCGACAGCGTCGACAACCGCAGGCGGGCACGCGGGGTGCCAGGGCCTGATGCGCGGTCATGGGACGAGGGTAGGGCTCAGGGGCGGTGCGCGTCCACGGGCACCCGCAGGGCACGCCCGGGACATGGCTCGGCCCCCGCCCTCCGGGGTGACCGGTGGGCGGGGGCCGTGTCAGGGGGTGCCGCGCGCGACTGGCGCTGGGCTGGACCTACGCGACGTACTCGCGCAGGCTCTCCGCGCGGCCGCAGGTGCGCAGCTCGGCGAGGGTGTCGCGCTCGATCTGGCGGATCCGCTCGCGGGTGAGGCCGAGGTGCCGGCCGACCTCGTCGAGGGTGCGCGGGCGGCCGTCGTCGAGGCCGAAGCGCATCCGCATGACGATCGCGCTGCGCTCGGGCAGCGAGTCGAGGACCTCGCGCAGCTGGCCCTGAAGCATGTCGCTCTCGACCGCGGCAGCCGGGTCCGGGGAGTCGCTGTCGGTGATGAAGTCGCCGAGGACGGCGTCGTCGTCACCCACGGGCGCCTGCAGCGACAGGGTGTCGCGGCCGTAGCGCAGGATCTCCTCGACCTTGTCCGCGGTCATGCCCAGCGGCTCGCCGATCTCCTCGGAGGAGGGCTCGCGGCCGAGCGACTGGGTGAGGTCGCGACGGGTGCGGGTGCACTTGGTGATGAGCTCGGCCATGTGGACCGGCACGCGGATGGTGCGGCCCTGGTCAGCGAGCGCCCGCTGCAGCGCCTGGCGGATCCACCAGGTCGCGTAGGTCGAGAACTTGTAGCCCTTGGCGTAGTCGAACTTCTCGACCGCGCGCACCAGGCCGAGGTTGCCCTCCTGGACGAGGTCGAGCAGGTCGAGGCCGCGGCCCTGGTAGCGCTTGGCGAGCGACACCACGAGGCGCAGGTTGGCCTCGAGCAGGTGGCGCTTGGCCTTCTCGCCGTCGAGCTCGATGAGCGCGAGGTCGCGACGCATCGCGGCGGGGACCTTCGCCTCGCCCTCGGCGTGCTGGCGCAGCTTCTCGGCCGCGAACAGGCCGGCCTCGATGCGCTTGGCGAGCTCCACCTCGAGCTCGGCGGTCAGCAGGGCGACCTTGCCGATCTCGCGCAGGTAGGCCTTGACCAGGTCGATGCCGGGGGGCGCCTCGTCGAGGGCCAGCGGCGCGTCCTCGTCGGGCTCGGGCGCGGTGTCGACGGCGGCCTCGCTCGTGTCGGCAGCGGCGCCGGTCGTGCCGGCGACCTCCACGACCTCGACCGGGGTCTCGACCGTGTCCTCGACAGCGGTCTCGACGGGGGCGTCGGTGCCCGCGGAGCGCGAGGACCGGGTACGCCGGGGGGCGTCGCTGCCGCCACCGGCACCGACGGCGACGAGGCTGTCGGCCTCGGTCTCGGTCGTGGCGGCGTCGCTCACGGTGCGGCCGGCCGGGCGGCTGGTGGCCTTGCGGGCAGTGGTGGGGCGGGCGGCCGGACGGGCCTGGGAAGCGGGCTTGGCGGCAGCGCGGCGGGCGCCCTTGGCGCGGTCACCGCTCTCGTGCGTGCCGAGCACCATGCCGCCCTCGGTGAGGGCGCGCAGGACGGTCCGGGCCTCGGCGGGGCCGACGCCGGCAGCGTCGAAGGCCTCGCGGAGCTGGTCGAGGGACAGCGGTCCCTCGACACGGGAACGCTCGACCAGCGCCTCGACGACGTCGGCGGGGCGGGCGGCGGGCATGGGGCAACTCCTGTGCTCAGTGGTGGGAGGGTTCGTGCGACAAGCGGGATCCGGCTACTGGTGAGTACGACCCCGTCGAGTTCGCAACGATCCGGCATCGCGAAGGATTCCGGAAGAAGGACGAGCGGTGAAGTCGCTCACACGACAGGGTGACACGAGCGCGCAAGTCCCGCGCCGCCACCCCGTCCCTCGACCTGTCGGCCGGGTCGCGGGGGAGTTGAGCGGCGGGTCACGTCTCGCTGCACCTCACCCGCAGCGGGCGCCACGGTCGCTGGGCGATCACGACGCACCACACCAGCAGCCCGGCCGCGACGACGTCGAGCCAGTAGTGGTTGGCGGTGGCGACCACGACGAGCACGGTGAGCGCCGGGTGCAGCAGGAAGACCCCGCGCCAGCGGCGCTTCACCGCGCAGAACAGCACCATCCCGACGACGATCGCCCACGCGGCGTGCAGGCTCGGCATCGCGGCGAACTGGTTGGTCACGCTCTCGGTGCCCTCGCCGTACGCCGTGGGGCCGTAGACCTCCATCGTGTCGACGAAGCCCGGCATCATCCGCGGCGGCGCCAGCGGGAAGGTGACGTGGAGCAGCAGGGCGACGATGGTGGTGCTCACCAGAGCCGTGCGGGCCCAGCCGTAGACCGCGGGGCGGCACAGCCACAGGTAGACGAGGAACAGGATCGTGGCCGGGAAGTGGACGGACACGTAGTAGACGTTCGCCGCGTGGATGAGCGTCTCGTGACCGAGCAGCCAGCCCTGCACCGTCGTCTCGCGGGGGAGCAGCAGGTTCTTCTGCAGGGCGAGCAGCAGCTCGGCGTCGTCGAACGCGAGCTGCTCTCGGGCCCGGACCGCGTGGCGGCCGAGCT from the Mycobacteriales bacterium genome contains:
- a CDS encoding phosphatase PAP2 family protein; protein product: MSTVEDNGLTGTRLSAQVGQRPSRLSDRVHVPGRLWSGIVEITVLGAVFLLYELGRHAVRAREQLAFDDAELLLALQKNLLLPRETTVQGWLLGHETLIHAANVYYVSVHFPATILFLVYLWLCRPAVYGWARTALVSTTIVALLLHVTFPLAPPRMMPGFVDTMEVYGPTAYGEGTESVTNQFAAMPSLHAAWAIVVGMVLFCAVKRRWRGVFLLHPALTVLVVVATANHYWLDVVAAGLLVWCVVIAQRPWRPLRVRCSET
- a CDS encoding RNA polymerase sigma factor, with the protein product MPAARPADVVEALVERSRVEGPLSLDQLREAFDAAGVGPAEARTVLRALTEGGMVLGTHESGDRAKGARRAAAKPASQARPAARPTTARKATSRPAGRTVSDAATTETEADSLVAVGAGGGSDAPRRTRSSRSAGTDAPVETAVEDTVETPVEVVEVAGTTGAAADTSEAAVDTAPEPDEDAPLALDEAPPGIDLVKAYLREIGKVALLTAELEVELAKRIEAGLFAAEKLRQHAEGEAKVPAAMRRDLALIELDGEKAKRHLLEANLRLVVSLAKRYQGRGLDLLDLVQEGNLGLVRAVEKFDYAKGYKFSTYATWWIRQALQRALADQGRTIRVPVHMAELITKCTRTRRDLTQSLGREPSSEEIGEPLGMTADKVEEILRYGRDTLSLQAPVGDDDAVLGDFITDSDSPDPAAAVESDMLQGQLREVLDSLPERSAIVMRMRFGLDDGRPRTLDEVGRHLGLTRERIRQIERDTLAELRTCGRAESLREYVA